Proteins co-encoded in one Cytophaga hutchinsonii ATCC 33406 genomic window:
- a CDS encoding fumarate hydratase encodes MPEFNYQKAFPLKKDPTPYKLISTDYVSTIEVDGRKILKIDPKALELVAEKALADVSFYLRSSHLEKLAKIIKDPEATDNDRFVAYTLLQNASTAGEGKLPSCQDTGTAIVMGKKGENVWTGANDEEALSKGIYNTYQEKNLRYSQVVPITMFEEKNSGTNLPAQIDIYAEQGNEYKFLFMAKGGGSANKTYLYQQTKALLNENSLAEFVKNKIKDLGTSACPPYHLALVIGGTSAEANLKAVKLASAGYYDELPTEGNMGGQAFRDLEWEEKVQLICQESLIGAQFGGKYFTHDVKVIRLPRHAASCPVGIGVSCSADRNIKAKITEEGIFIEALETNPEKFLPAQAPHLEKAVEVDLNQPMADVLKLLSQYPIKTRLKLKGTLIVARDIAHAKIKELLDAGKPMPEYFKNHPVYYAGPAKTPEGMPSGSFGPTTAGRMDSYVNLFQSQGGSMIMLAKGNRSKAVTDACKEFGGFYLGSIGGPAAILAKENIKSVEVVDFEELGMEAVRKIEVVDFPAFIICDDKGNDFFANL; translated from the coding sequence ATGCCTGAATTTAATTATCAAAAAGCGTTTCCTCTAAAGAAAGACCCTACGCCGTATAAATTGATCAGTACGGATTATGTTTCAACCATTGAAGTTGATGGCCGTAAAATTCTTAAAATTGATCCCAAAGCACTGGAATTAGTGGCGGAGAAAGCATTGGCTGATGTATCATTTTATCTGCGCTCCTCGCATTTAGAAAAACTTGCAAAAATTATTAAAGATCCGGAAGCAACGGATAACGATCGTTTCGTAGCATATACCTTATTGCAGAATGCATCTACTGCCGGTGAAGGTAAGCTCCCTTCCTGCCAGGATACAGGTACTGCCATTGTAATGGGGAAAAAAGGTGAAAACGTTTGGACAGGTGCTAATGATGAAGAAGCTTTGTCAAAAGGAATTTACAATACATATCAGGAAAAAAATCTGCGTTACTCTCAGGTAGTGCCGATCACGATGTTCGAAGAAAAAAATTCCGGCACAAACCTGCCTGCTCAGATTGACATTTATGCCGAACAGGGAAACGAATATAAGTTTTTGTTTATGGCAAAGGGCGGAGGCTCTGCAAACAAAACATATTTGTATCAGCAAACGAAAGCGTTACTGAATGAAAACAGTTTAGCCGAGTTTGTTAAAAATAAAATCAAAGACCTGGGTACGTCTGCCTGCCCTCCATATCACCTGGCATTAGTGATTGGCGGTACATCGGCCGAAGCGAACCTGAAAGCTGTTAAATTGGCATCAGCAGGTTATTACGATGAACTTCCAACAGAAGGTAACATGGGCGGACAGGCATTCCGTGATCTTGAATGGGAAGAGAAAGTACAATTGATCTGCCAGGAGAGTTTGATCGGTGCGCAGTTTGGCGGTAAATATTTTACACACGATGTAAAAGTGATCCGTTTACCACGTCACGCGGCGTCTTGTCCGGTTGGTATTGGTGTAAGCTGTTCTGCTGATCGAAACATCAAAGCAAAAATTACGGAAGAAGGTATTTTCATCGAAGCATTGGAGACCAATCCGGAGAAATTTTTACCGGCACAGGCGCCACATCTGGAAAAGGCTGTAGAAGTTGATCTGAATCAGCCGATGGCAGATGTATTGAAACTGCTTTCTCAGTATCCGATTAAAACCCGTTTGAAATTAAAAGGCACATTAATCGTTGCGCGTGATATTGCACACGCGAAGATCAAAGAATTGCTTGATGCAGGAAAACCAATGCCGGAGTATTTCAAAAATCATCCGGTATATTATGCCGGCCCGGCGAAAACACCGGAAGGTATGCCATCCGGAAGCTTTGGTCCGACAACAGCCGGCCGTATGGATTCCTATGTGAATTTATTCCAGAGCCAGGGCGGCTCCATGATCATGCTTGCAAAAGGAAACCGTTCTAAAGCAGTAACAGATGCATGCAAAGAATTCGGTGGGTTCTATCTGGGCTCTATCGGCGGACCAGCAGCGATATTAGCAAAAGAAAATATTAAATCGGTTGAAGTAGTTGACTTCGAAGAGTTGGGTATGGAAGCCGTACGTAAGATTGAAGTCGTTGATTTTCCGGCTTTCATTATTTGCGATGATAAGGGAAATGACTTCTTCGCGAATCTGTAA